The Candidatus Omnitrophota bacterium genome includes the window TCCTGTTCTCTGGTAACCTCCTATAACGCCACCTCTCCTTTTTCTTCTGTCCTAATCCGTATTGCATTTTCGATGTCAGAGATAAAAATCTTACCGTCTCCTATCTCGCCAGTTTTGGCATTGTCGATTATGGTTTTAACAATATGCTCTGCTTCCCGGTCAGGTACAACTGTTTCTATCTTTACCTTAGGTAGAAGCTCTACTTTGTATTTCTCGCCCCGCCACTGCTGGACTATCCCTTTTTGCTTACCATGGCCTTCAATTTCAGTAATCATCAGACCTGTGCAACCCGCCTCACCCAAGGCAAGGCGAACTGCCTCTAATTTTTCTGGCCGAATGATGGCTTCAATCTTTTTCATCATTTACCTCCATTTAACCTGTGCCCACTGCGTAAGTGGACACAAAAATTATATCTTTTATTT containing:
- a CDS encoding P-II family nitrogen regulator → MKKIEAIIRPEKLEAVRLALGEAGCTGLMITEIEGHGKQKGIVQQWRGEKYKVELLPKVKIETVVPDREAEHIVKTIIDNAKTGEIGDGKIFISDIENAIRIRTEEKGEVAL